AGGGATGCTGACGAATCCCATTCCTGATGCCCCCTCACACTGGCTCTCTTATGTGCAAGTGGAGAATCTGGCCGCCTCGACCGAAAAAGCAAAATCACTGGGTGCAACCATTATTCAAGAGCCGACTGAAGTTCCTAATTTTGGTTCATTAAGCGTGATTTCTGATCCCACCGGTGCCACTCTCGGCTTGTGGCAGCCTCTGGGTTGATCATTCGCTGTATTCTCAGATTCTTCATATTAATTTTGTACCAGCACCAGGAGACATTCTCATGCCCATCAACACCAAAACCGTTCAAGATCGTCGGGACGTCCATTACAATTCCATGGATCAACTGCTTAAAGATGCAGAACTGATGGTGGTGGGGCCTTCCCGTACGTTGGGCAACTGGTCGCTGGGGCAAATTCTGGAACATCTGGCAATCACCATGCATAAATCGATTGATGACTTTCCCGCTCTGGCTCCGTGGCCTCTGCGGGTCATGATCAAATTAACCATGAAACAGAAATTTCTCACGCAGCCAATGCCAGCGGGTTTTCAGATTTCCTCTAAAATGGAAGCGGTGCGCCCTAAAGAACATGATGCTGTGAAAACACTCTCTGAGTTACACGAAGCAATCGAACGGTTAAAGCAGGAAACTCCGCAGGCTCTCAACCCGGGATTAGGTCGCCTCACCGTTGACGAGTGGAACGCCTTCCATCTCCGACATGCTGAACTGCATATGAGTTTTGTGACATCGGAATAAATCCTGTCTCACTCAATCTACTTTGACGGGGTACTGCCCTCTCAGCCTTCTGAATCCTTTGCGTTCAATGTGAATTCTGCTAGCATAAGATCAAATATCGGAGCTTGGTTTGCGTCTCAATAACCTGTATCACAAGCTGCTTGTTTGTAAAGGAATCTCATGTCAGAAGCATCTCTTCCACAGCAACTGGACCGAATGATTACCGGTTACTGGACGTCACAATCGATTTTTGCAGCTGCTAAATTGGGAATTGCCGATCTTCTGAAAGACGGTCCACAAAAGATTGAACAACTGGCAGAAGCCTCACACACCAATTGTGATGCCCTCTATCGATTACTGCGGGCCTTGGCGAGTATCGGTATTTTTGCTGAAGAGGGACAGAGGCTGTTCTCATTAACGCCTCTGGCTGAGTTCTTACGTAGTGATATTCCCGATTCTAAACGCGCCTTGGCCATGATGACCGGCGATGAACAGTTTCATGCCTGGACTGAAATTCTTTATACACTCGAGACCGGTAAAACCTCGTTTGACAAGGTCTGGGGCAAACCGATTTTTGAATACCTGTCCGAACATCCCGATAAGGGACATATTTTCGACCAGGCGATGACTGGAATTCATGGCAGGGAAACCAGCACGATACTCGAAGCCTATGATTTTTCTGAATTTAAAGTGCTGGCTGACATCGGAGGTGGAAACGGATCGAACCTCATCGGTCTATTGCAACATTACCCTGAGATGAAGGGGATCCTCTTTGATTTGCCGCATGTGATCGAGCGATCGCAAACAAATCTAGAAAATGCGGGTCTGGGCAATCGCTGTGAGTCGATCGGTGGCAGTTTCTTTGATTCTATCCCACTGACGGCAGATGCCTATCTGATGCGACACATCATTCATGACTGGGACGATGAAAAGTCGCTGACCATTCTTCGTAACTGCCATGCGGTAATGTCAGAAAACAGTAAATTGCTCATCATCGAAAGCGTCATTCCCCCGGGTAACGAACCGTTTGCAGGCAAATTCCTCGATCTGGTGATGATGCTCATTCCCGGAGGCAAAGAACGAACGGAATCAGAGTATCAAACACTTTACAATCAGGCAGGGTTCGAACTGACGAGAATCGTTCCCACCAAAACGGAACTCAGTATCATCGAAGGTGTGAAACGTTAAACTTGTCTCTGAATTGTTGATTACAGAAACCGGATGGATACCCCTGCCCCTACAAAGTAGTTAATGGCGGCCTCGTTCAGGCCGACACCAGCATTGATGTCCAATTGCAGATTATTGTTGATCAGATATGTGAAGCCGGCGTCAAAATAGTGTTCTGTCTCAGCCGTATTCGCACCACTGGGTATGAGTGCAAACCACTCGGTGAAGGCTCCCCACTGTTCTGTCAGTGTATAACTGACGTTAAATGACTGAGCGATTTCCAGAAAGGATCGGCCGTTGTCATCGACACTTCGATTTCCCTGAGTCGAAGCCGCAATCGAAATACAGTCATTCAGTTCCCAGGCATAGACCCAATCGAGCCCCGGTTCGACTTGATTCGCCGTAAAAGTAGGGCTGCCTGTCGGAAGACTCATCTGTACAATCACTGCCATTTCTGGCAAAAAACCTCTCTGTGGAGTTAAAGCAACTTGAAGCGCTGTATAAAGGTCATCGCTACCGACCGTGGTATTCTGAAATGTGCCAATGGCAGTGCTTTGCTGTAGAGGAGAAAAACCGAGACGAAATTCGAGCCAGTCTGCCAGAATGCCCCTACGAAAAAGAAACTCTCCAAGTGACTGAGTACTGACCTGTCGACCTCCACTTTTATCATCCAAGTAAGAATATCCGGATTCGATCTGAGTGACGCCTTTTCCCACCGTCACAGAGGTCGAAGTAAAATTAGGGCGATCTGTTCGCAATGGTTGATCTAACTGGGGTCCACCGGAGCAGCCACTACCTGCACTCCACTGAAACAGGGTGCCACAACCAGGAGAAAAAAAGAGCCCTTTTATTGTCTTACACTGGTATGCTCTATTCTGGTACTCTGCCAATGATGTCCCAAATTCACTCTGGACACATTGAACTGCTTCCTCTTCGGCAGAGGCTTGACTCGTCCAGCTGGCAAGAACAACGACAAGCAGGCAATTCCAGATTCGAATACCATTTGTATTCATCATACCTACTCTTTACTTTCGCTTAAGATGAAAAGCGAAAACCAATGATTTCTTGGAATACATGATTGAGGTGGTGATTTACTTTTATTGCTCTTCCATGAAGGGAACCTGATCCTCAGCGAGTGCCGCCCGATAATCAGCCTGTTCCAGGAAATAAAGTAGTTTTGCATCGACGGCTTTTTCAGCGGATTCCACTGCATATTCTTCGCGTAGCGTTACTTTCAACAAGTCGGATAATCCTTCCTCGAAGTTGAGTCGCTCTCGTCGCGCCAGGTCTTCGGCATACTCAACTGCCTGCTCTGCCTGCCTCGCCTGCTCAAATGCTCCGCTTAAACCGGCATAAGCTGACTCGACATCAGCGATTATTTTTTCTTCCGTCAGTTGTCGTTTGGCATTGAGTTGCGAAAGCTTGCCTTCAATGGCCATCAACTTACCGCGGGCCTTACGACGTTCAACGGGAACTTCTACCAGCAGTAAAGCATCTAATTCAAACGGACCTTTGTCGTTCTTGGGACTTGTCGGAAAGCCTACGTCCTGGGAGGCCTGCATCACCAAATCAACATTGGGAAGATAATCGTTGCGTGCTTGAGAGTAATCCACATCTAATTGACGTTGTATGAGATCAAGCGTATAAATTTCCGGACGTTGTTCCACAGCGATCTTCGCGTCCAGCGATACCATTTCTCGATCAATGGGTTCCAGTTCGGGAAATTTGGGAAGACTCTCTGCGCTTGGAATCAAGGGCCGGCCATTTGCATCGCGATAGTACAATGACAACTTGACAGCTGTCTGCTGAAGTTTACGCTCCGCATCCGCCCGTTTCCCCAATCGTTCCGCCACAAGTCGTAAGTTGTCGGTTAATTCAGGTGGGTCGAGGAACCCATTTTCAACCTGACTCCGAATGCGCTCGGTTCGATTTTGCGCGAGACTCAGCACGCGTTCTGCAATTCTCAACTTAGCGCCGGCAGCAACCCAATCCCAATAGGCGTAGCTTGACTCTTGCACAAAACCGATGAGTTGCGCTTGAATATCTGGCTCAACCGCTTCACGCCCAAACGTCGCACGCCACAAGTCAGCACGCCGCGCGTCGATATCTCGATTGCGAGACAGCGGTACTGAGAAACCGGCTTTGAACTCACCACCCGCATTCGTCTCTCGTTCGAGATACCAGGGCTGAAAACTACCACGGCCGATACGATATCCAGCAAATGCTTCTCCCCCCTGATAGAGTGGTTTAATGAAGCCGATGTTCTGGCGATAAGTCTTATAAAACCCCATCGGGCCATTTTCACTGCCCGCTTTGATTTTACGATCGAAGGCTCCTAAGGTTGCTAATCTCTCACCTGAAGCAACTTCACGTGAATAGAAGGCCGCTTCGAGAAGAGGGTAACTTTGATAGACAGAGTCAATGACTTCACTCAGATAGAGTCCATCATTAACAGAATCGTAACTGTCAACCGCGGGAGGGAGTTGAGGAATCGTCATCTCATCGACAGGCTCTTGTCTTTCTTGTGCCTGACTGTTGGCCGAGACAAGTTCAATGTCTTGAGGCGAAGACTCCCCCTCTTGAAGTTCCAACTCAGTATCAAACTCTTTGTCGATCTGATTCTGAAGTTCTTTGTCCAACTGATTCGGCTGTGATGCTAACTCAACTTGTGGTTTATCTACCGTTGTTTTTGCTGGTTTTGATTCAATGGCAGCATAGGCAATGTGATCATCAGAGACAGGCTTCGACTGGGTCACTTTCTGACGTGCCCCAGAACATCCCACTGCGATGGCTGCTATCAACGGTATCCAAACTCTGATCATTGCTCAATCACTCTACTCGACAGCGCACTGGCAGCTTAAATTGTTATTACAATTAGTATAATCTGCACAAACCGGTCTATTGTAGAATTCGGCAGAAGTGCACCAGGTATTTAACTTTGAGTGGGGGCACACTCATCGTATTAACACAAAGTCCTTCTATTATCCCGAAAAGCAGTAAAGGCGAAAAACTCTTTCTATACTACCTAAAGTTACTTCGGAAGCTTAGGTGGCTTGCTTTTGTCACTTTTCTGTCCCGGTTCATCCATTGAGACGACTGGTGGGAAGCCGTTGAGGTTTCGCCAGACTTCATACCAGAGAGGGACACGATTCAACAACACCCAGGCGTTGGCGCGAACTCCCTGCCGTAGAAAGCGATCTGTAGGCCATGCAGGTTCAGTCGGATCCGGCTTGATCAGAATTCGAAACATGCCTTTCCCGTCGTCAATCGCATCTACCGAAACCACGTCTCCCCCAAACGTCCCCACGGCAACAGAAGGCCATCCCGCGAATTGAACCGCAGGCCAACCCTCGAACTGCAGCCGCACATGCCGTCCCGGTTCGACCAATGGGGCATCGTTTCCATCGAGCCAGATTTGCACCGAGCGGTCTTTTGTATAAGGTACAATCGTGCAAATCGGATCTCCCTGTTTTAAAATGGCAGTTTTCAGATTTGGTGTAATCTGAACGATGTAACCATCAAAGGGAGCATCAAGGACCTGATTTGACTGACGAGAGACTTTAACTTGCATATCAACCAGTTCTTTATTTGCTTTGTTTAACTTCTGCTTCGTTTCTTCGATCTTACTTTTGTCCTTCGAAACATCGACTTTTGCTTTTTCCAGAGATGATTGTGCTTTCTCAATCTCGACCTGTGCCTTCTGGATGTAAGCACTACGATCACTGATTTTACCATTCAGCTCCTCCATTGCAGAGGCATAGTAAGACTCGCCAGCCTTCGCTTTCCCTTTCGCTTCGTTAAGCTTCCGGAAGACCTCTTGCAACTTCTGCAGCGAGATATTATCAGCAGCTTCCAATTTCCGTATTCGATCATATTCGGCCTGCAGTTGTGGTAACGCGGCTCGATACACATTCAGTTCCTGTAGCTTTGCATCCACTTTCTTTCTCGCCATTTCAACATACGCATCTTGTGCTCTTGTGACATCGTCTTTCACGTTACCATAAGTCGTAACCTGATCGTCAATTGTGTTAACAACTAACAGTGATTTTTCTAGCGCCGCTTGATCAGCCTTGAGCTGTTGTTTTGCAGAAGCGACAGCCTGCTGGCTATTCAGCAATTGTATATTCAAATTTGAGGTGTACTGATCGTCCAGGTCTCGAATCTCTGCAATGAATTGCCCTTTTTTGACCCGCGCGTTCTCGAAGATGTTGTCCCCCCAACGCGCAATTCGCCCCTTTATAGGTGCCTGAATCACTTGCTGACGTTGATCAGGGGAATAAGCCAACACGTTACCGGTACCTGTGACAGATTGCTGCCAGGGAGCGAACGCCATCAGTAAAATTGTAAACACGAGTACAATGAACAGATATTTGGCGATCTTGCGAGCCACCCGCGATGATCTGGCAAGTCGCAATGATGGCATACTTGACTCACTGTAGGCGACTGGTGCTAACATCGACCAACGCTGTTGTTCATTTTCAGATACGGGTATATCAAGCTGTGGTTTCGTTGTCATCAGTCTCCTCCCTAGTAGAAATGATTCCATCTTCGCCGAACGTCTGTATTACTGTACCAGAATTGGCCAGACTTTGTCGCCCCGTCACCATAATGAGTGTCCAAAGACGTTTGGGATCAACGAGCATGTTTGTTAATTGTTCGGCTTCCTCATCGGAAAAGGCATCAATCATTCCGTCAATGAGCAACAGTCGGGGACGCCCTACAATCGCTCGTGCAATCATTAACTTACGTAACTGGTTTGTCGTCAGCGGAAATCCGGTTTCCACAATATGAGTATTTATGCCATCGGGTAGTCTCAGAACATCGTCAATCAGACCTACACGTTCCAGTGCTTCCCGAACATCACTCGTCGAAACATCGGGACGTTCCAGATGAACATTCTCCTCTAACGAACCGGAAAAGAGTTCAATATCTCGAACCAATGCGACGTGCTTTCTGAGCACATCCGGTCGAAGGTCCCGAGGATCGACTCCATTAATGGCAACATGCCCTTCCGCTGGAACCCGTAAGCCAAATAACAAATCAAGTAGCTGACTCTTGCCACTTCCACAAGGTCCCATCAGCATCATTCGCGCGCCACGCGCAACGGTAAGATTAATACTCTCGTCATGCGAAAGATGATGTGGGAGTTCATAGCTGACATTGCTGACAATCACTTCAATCGGTTTATCGTGTGATAACGTGAGCAACCCATCCTGGCGTTCCATAGGCAGATCAAACAAAATTCCCAGTTTGTCGACTGAAGCCAATAAATCATAGTAGCTCTGTAAATGCTTACCCGACTTGGCAAAAGAACCCACAATCACCGTAACAATCAATTCGGCTGCGACTAACTGCCCCAGTGTCAACTGATTGGTGATGACGAGCCATCCACCTAATCCCAGTAAAGCAGTACTTGCAACTGCCTGCATCCCCAAAGCAAAGATAATTTGTCGCATGACGATGCGGAAGTGTTTCTTACGGGCACTCAGATATTCATAAGTTAAATGGTCAGCCTGATCGAGGGCAAACTCACCAGCCCCCCGATAACGAAAGGCGGTTGGACAACCAACGACATCTTCCAACCAGGCCGCAACGTTGTACTTGGCTTTAGATTCTTTAATACTGGATTTGACGGCACCACGCCCTAACACGAAAATCACGAAGGCAATTAATGCTAACAACACCATGTCGAAACCGAGCAACCAGGGATGATAAAATGCCAGCACGGTCATACCAATTAACGTTGTCAGCACGAGAGAAATTCCATCCAACATGAGTGCTGATGATGCTTTTTGCGCAGTGACGACGTCAAAAAACCGGTTCACTAATTCTCGTCCCGACTGACCTTCAATCGCAGCAGGAACCACTCGCGGCAACCGGTAGGCAAGGTCTGCTGAGACGCGCGCAAAGAGTCTGCGTTGTATGATTTCCACAACATAAGTCTGCAGACCCAGCAAGACGGCCGAAAAGGAAAGAAATGCCAGCAACATGATCGCCAGGATAATAACGGGCTGTAATAATCGACCAAAGGCAACAGTATTGACCAGGGTCTCCACTGCCAAAGGTGTAGCCAATGCCAGTAAACCAGTCACCAGCGCATAGATCACGACGATCCAAATATCAGACGACTCTGGCTTAAACAGAGCCATTACCCGGTTCAATGGTTCTCGCTCATGCTTGTCCATTGTCGAAAAATCAGAAGCCGTTAAGTCAGGCTTGATGACAAGACAACGGATCACCTCATCACGATTAGTAATTTGCAATGCCCTTCGCATCCTGCGGGCACTAAGCCAAATCTGGTTTTTTTCTCGGTGAGGTTGTAAAACTTGAAACCGGCGTCGTTTCGAGGAAAGAATCGCGGTCCAACGGTGAGGCTCCCCCACACGAGTAATAATCTTCCCCCCCTCTTTGGTGATGTCCATCAGCTCACGGAACGTGCAATCCATCACCTTGTCTTTGAGACCTAAACTGCGGCTCGCTTCTACTAGCCAATTCCACCAGTCATCGCCTGTTTCTGCTGTCCGCGCAGAACTCGCTTCAATTAGTGCACGACGAATCCGTGACCGGTCTGCCGAATGACCGGTATCCACTGCCAGTTGTTCAAACAGCCAGGCGGCAGCTTTAATATCACCCTGCACCGACTTCGAATCAGATTCGGTAGTGGGATCCACATTATTGGGAGGAGTAGTTGACATGAGAAATTCGTATGGAGAAGACTATCTGAGGAAAAATTTGACAGCTTTGGTCTGCCGAAGTAATTACAACAAGCTCAATTGGTTTCTAAATGTGCAAGGACGAAAATCTAAATTCCTTCATACACGAAGCGTCTCGCGTTAGTGGAACATACGAACACATCATGAAGCCTAAACATGCGAAACCCTTTTCGTCTATCGACAAATTTGCACACTCCCCCCTACAAAACTTGTTGAGACTAGCCCTCTCGAATTCAAATGCACTTACATTCTAGGCGAGTTTAACGGGGAGACAAGCAACGAACCACTATTCGTGATAAATACAGGCTATATCTGAAGATTGAACAACCAAGATTCGCATTGTACGCTTAACCAATGTGTTTGAATCATCAACGCAGAGAAGACAAGCCAGGATCAATTCAACTCCGTTTTCCGCACTATGAAAGTGAACAATCCATGATATCCGATTCCCGATTTTTGACTCTCCTGCCAGGAATCCTCTTGATTACATTGAACCCCTATTTTACGGAAGCCGAACAACCTTTGATCGTCGCCCATAGAGGATTATTACAAGTGGCGCCCGAAAACACCCTCGCTAATTTTCGAGCATGCCTCGAACTACGACTCGGTTTTGAGTTTGATGTACAGCGGACCAAAGACGGACATCTGATTTGTATTCACGATAGCACGGTCGATCGCACTACCAATCAGACAGGCAAAGTTTCGGAGCTGACTTTAGCAGAAGTGAAACAGCTCGATGCAGGAAGTTGGTTCGATCCTCGATTTGCCGGGGAGCCAGTGCCGACTGTGGAGGAAGTTTTGCAACTGGTTGCCGCGTATCGGCAGCATAAAATTTTGATTGCCGTCGATTTTAAAGAAACAGATGTAGAACAGGATGTCGTACGCATGGCTGAGAGATTGAACGTGTTGAACCGACTGCTATTCATTGGCAGAACGATCCAGGAACCAAAAGTTCGTGCCAATATTAAAGTCATCTCCAACAAAGCACAAACCGCGGCCGTCGCCAATAATGCCTCTGAATTTTCCTCTGCACTGGCTGTACCCGATGCGGATTGGATTTACGTGAGATACCTACCATCAAAAGAAGAAATCGAACGCGTGCATCGTGCAAACAAACGAGCGTTTATCGCAGGAGCCACGGTCAGCGGTAAGGTACCAAAGAACTGGCAGCATGCTTCTAATGTAGGTATCGATGCCATTCTAACAGATTACCCACTGGCACTCCGAGCCACTCTCAAGCAGAAAAAACAGGTAGCGAACAGTAAGTAAAAATCATAATCTCTAACGAACCCTGCTTCAACAACTCATGTCAATGTATCGTCCGTTGCATATCGTCCATCCAGCAGCTTTCAGGTTACCCGGTAGGGTTTGACACTGCATGTTCTGTTTATGGAATCTGACGGGTCGATAGCAATGCAGGTTAGCTCAACAGGTTAGAGCACCAGATTTCACTCTGGATGTAGCGGGTTCGAGTCCCGTACCGACTCCCAAGGCCGTTGGTGAAGAACCAACACCCATGAAACCGGACGGAGGCAGAAGTCCGTTGGGTCGGCCTTAGGTAATGGAATTCAAGTAGATCGCCTGCGATCTGCGTGGGTAACGTTGCCTGAGGCAGCACAGGATGACGCTTTGTAGTGCGTGGATACCGCATTCGTGCTTGAGTCGTTGAAGAATCAGGAAACAATGAAGTTCACCAGAACGGAATCCTACGGGGAGCCGTGAAGGAAACTTCGGCGTGAAACGATTCGGACGCTGCTGAAGACGTTTGCTGAAATGCACTCCGCGATTCATCTATGCGATCGGCGAACATTCTGCCTTCGAAAGGTGTCTTCATCAAAATTGTCACGGTATTGAAGCCGTGTTTTTTCATCGTCTTCCCTCCTTGAAACAGAGTGGAAGTTAAAAGTCCGGGGATGATCCCCGGGGAGGTGTGTGGTGTTCGGAATCAAACGTTACAAAATTCGCAGCTATGAAATGGGACTACTATTCCAGAATGGTGAGTTCAAGGGGTTGCTCGAAAGTGGTACGCACTGGTTTATCGACCTGTTGTTCAAAGTTCACGTCGATGTGATCTCAGAGCGTGATCCCTGGTTGGTGCATGAGAAGCTGGACCTGATCGTCAAATCAGGAACGCTGAAGGAACGCGCCGTCGTACTGGACCTGAAGGACAACGAGCGGGCTCTGGTGTGGATTGAGAACCGATTCAGCCACATCCTGCCAGCGGGCTTGTACGCCTACTGGACGGGTCAGAAAGAGGTCCGTGTCGAAGTCGTTGATGCTCATACGGTATGGTTCGAACACGCAGACCTCAAAGTCATCGCTCGCTCACCTATGGTGCAGAGTGTGCTCGATGTCTGCAAGGTTGAACGTGATCGTGTGGGTGTACTGTTTATAGACGGTCGTTATGTCGACACACTCGCTCCTGGTCTGTATGCCTTCTGGAAAGGTCAGTCGGAATCCAAAGTGGTCGAGATTGACCTGCGGGAGACGATGGTTGACGTCAGCGGTCAGGACATCATGACGGCTGATAAAGTGACGTTGCGTATTAACGCAATTGTTACATACAAAATCATCGACGCGCGCAAAGCAGTCAGCCAGACGGATGACGTGCGGCAGGCATTGTATCGGGAAACACAGCTTGTACTGCGTGCGATGCTGGGTGCCCGTAACCTCGACGTCTTCCTGATCGAGAAAGACGCTGTGGCGCGGGACATCGAGGAAAATGTTCGTCAGCGCGCCAGTGAATTGGGTCTGAAAATCGCTTCAGTTGGAATCCGGGATGTGATTCTGCCAGGTGATATGAAAGATCTGATGAACAAGGTCACGGAGGCGAAAAAAGCAGCCGAGGCCAACCTGATCGCGCGGCGTGAAGAAACGGCGGCGATCCGTAGTCAGGCTAACACGGCCAAACTACTACAGGATAATCCAGTTCTGATGCGGATGCGTGAACTGGAAGTTCTGGAAAAGATCGCGTCGAACAACAAGCTCAATATCGTCCTGGGCGAGAAGGGCTTGGCGGACAAAGTGGTCAACCTGCTATGACCACGGTCGCGATGTCATCCAGTACCCCAGGTCTGAGCAATCAGACCTGGGGTGTTATTGTTTTAGAATCTATAAAAGACATGAAACTTTGGCATATCAAGTTCACGCAATTGAGGAGACTCAGAGTTCTCCCTCACTCGATTTATATTTACGACTCCTCAACCAGTTGAAAAATATCTTCCACACGCACATCAAAGGCTCTGGCAATTCGCAACGCAAGCAGAAGCGAAGGGGCATACTTTCCTGATTCGAGAGCAATGATTGTCTGCCGAGTGACACCAACCTGACTTGCGAGCGTTTGTTGTGTCATCTCGTCGTGTTCAAAACGAAAGCGGCGAATTTGATTCGTAAGAGTTCCCTGTTCTTTGCTGGGCATGCCCTTCACCCTCTACCGTGCTGGACAAGAGTGGCAAGCGACTTCAAACCGAGAAACAGCACCAGTGCGTAAAATACACTCCACTGAACGACCATGACGGGGATGCTGCCCTGCTTCCCATAGACCATTGGTATCAGGAGACTGGCCACAAGCACATAGACGACCCAAAAAACTGAGTAACCAAGTAGTGTAGAACGCTTTTCAATCAATAAATCCCGTTCATCCATAACGACTTCATTTTCTCGCTTTCGGTAGAAGAATGGTCCAAAGCCAAGCAGACCGCACAATCCAAGTGCACCATTCGCTTTCCATCCCAGAAATGGATACAAACATCCCACGGCAATGAGACTTACTAAGATCACCACCAAATTGAACCAGGCGTGTTTCTGTGATGCAGACATAGGAGAACTCCTTTGACAATGTATAAATACTTCAGAATCACTGAAATTTATTGTAATGCAAACATTACTTTGTGTAAAGTAAACATTACATTGAATTGGCTAAAAATACG
The Gimesia aquarii DNA segment above includes these coding regions:
- a CDS encoding slipin family protein, whose amino-acid sequence is MFGIKRYKIRSYEMGLLFQNGEFKGLLESGTHWFIDLLFKVHVDVISERDPWLVHEKLDLIVKSGTLKERAVVLDLKDNERALVWIENRFSHILPAGLYAYWTGQKEVRVEVVDAHTVWFEHADLKVIARSPMVQSVLDVCKVERDRVGVLFIDGRYVDTLAPGLYAFWKGQSESKVVEIDLRETMVDVSGQDIMTADKVTLRINAIVTYKIIDARKAVSQTDDVRQALYRETQLVLRAMLGARNLDVFLIEKDAVARDIEENVRQRASELGLKIASVGIRDVILPGDMKDLMNKVTEAKKAAEANLIARREETAAIRSQANTAKLLQDNPVLMRMRELEVLEKIASNNKLNIVLGEKGLADKVVNLL
- a CDS encoding helix-turn-helix transcriptional regulator; amino-acid sequence: MPSKEQGTLTNQIRRFRFEHDEMTQQTLASQVGVTRQTIIALESGKYAPSLLLALRIARAFDVRVEDIFQLVEES